A genomic stretch from Terriglobus sp. RCC_193 includes:
- the rpsP gene encoding 30S ribosomal protein S16, giving the protein MIRLARVGARKQPYYRIVVIEKDRARNGRSIEVVGTYNPRTEPATVSLKHDRIDYWTGVGAQMSDIVAKLVKNAPATEAVAA; this is encoded by the coding sequence ATGATTCGTTTGGCGCGCGTTGGAGCGCGTAAGCAGCCCTACTACCGCATCGTTGTGATCGAAAAGGATCGCGCCCGCAATGGTCGTTCCATCGAAGTGGTTGGTACCTACAACCCGCGTACGGAACCCGCAACGGTTAGCCTGAAGCACGATCGCATCGATTACTGGACCGGCGTTGGCGCCCAGATGTCGGATATTGTGGCGAAGCTCGTTAAGAACGCGCCCGCGACCGAAGCAGTGGCTGCCTAA
- the trmD gene encoding tRNA (guanosine(37)-N1)-methyltransferase TrmD produces MALQVDIVTIFPAFLESTLRYGVVARALSAGIASVNCVDLRNFTHDRHRTVDDRPFGGGEGMVLKPEPLTEAIESLGIAPKANRDTQKESVVLLSAQGQPFTQTIAQELKSLDRLVLICGRYEGVDERVNALHCDREISIGDYVLSGGELGAAVIVDAVVRLLPGVLGNPDSAHYESFGHAHDSEQAEDAPPLAMSPSAGLLDYPHYTRPAEFRGMPIPDVLSGGDHTAIRKWRRQQALRKTAANRPDLLETATLSAEDRRFLATLREN; encoded by the coding sequence ATGGCCCTGCAAGTCGACATTGTGACCATCTTCCCTGCTTTCCTGGAGAGCACCCTGCGCTATGGCGTGGTGGCGCGGGCGCTGTCCGCTGGGATTGCATCGGTGAACTGTGTTGATCTGCGCAACTTCACCCACGACCGGCATCGCACAGTCGATGACCGCCCCTTTGGCGGTGGTGAGGGCATGGTCCTCAAGCCAGAGCCCCTTACCGAGGCAATTGAATCGCTTGGAATTGCACCGAAAGCAAATCGCGATACACAGAAGGAATCCGTGGTACTGCTCTCGGCGCAGGGGCAACCGTTCACACAAACCATCGCCCAGGAGCTGAAATCGCTGGATCGGCTTGTGCTGATCTGCGGACGCTATGAAGGTGTGGATGAACGCGTGAATGCGCTGCACTGCGACCGCGAAATCTCTATCGGCGACTACGTGCTTTCCGGCGGGGAACTTGGCGCGGCGGTTATCGTCGACGCGGTCGTCCGCCTGCTTCCGGGGGTGCTCGGGAACCCCGATTCCGCGCATTATGAAAGCTTTGGTCATGCGCATGACAGCGAACAGGCTGAAGACGCTCCACCGCTGGCCATGTCACCTTCCGCAGGCCTGCTCGACTACCCGCATTACACACGACCTGCAGAATTTCGCGGAATGCCCATCCCCGATGTCCTCTCCGGTGGCGACCACACCGCCATTCGCAAGTGGCGGCGGCAACAGGCGCTGCGCAAAACGGCTGCGAATCGGCCCGATTTGCTGGAAACCGCAACCCTGTCTGCTGAAGACAGACGATTTCTCGCAACACTGCGTGAGAATTAG
- a CDS encoding KH domain-containing protein, translating to MNHISELLTGIAKALVDHPENLRVESEAFESETVLRLFVHPDDLGKVIGKQGRTARSLRTILSAAGSKVQHRFSLDVQSE from the coding sequence GTGAATCATATCTCTGAGCTGCTTACCGGGATTGCAAAAGCCCTTGTAGACCATCCGGAAAACCTGCGGGTCGAATCAGAAGCTTTTGAATCCGAAACAGTTCTTCGTCTTTTTGTCCATCCCGACGACCTGGGCAAGGTCATCGGCAAACAAGGACGCACGGCACGGTCGCTGCGAACCATTCTCAGCGCCGCCGGAAGCAAGGTACAGCATCGCTTCAGCCTGGATGTGCAGTCGGAGTAA
- a CDS encoding alpha-L-fucosidase yields MMRWKSAVAAGCMAAMSVCAQAQLEGSRIDTASVNHPVKAIQDTETPAQRNARMAWWREARFGMFIHWGLYSIPAGTWNGKQIPGIGEWIMNNASIPVADYKALASQFNPTGFNAHDIVALAKAAGMKYIVITSKHHDGFAMFDSKADPFNIVAATPFHRDPLKELAEECHKQGVKLGFYYSQSQDWTAPGGGASMRPGHDPDTHHWDKAQDGSFDDYLHKKAIPQLTELLTNYRDYPVVVWFDTPGTVMTPERSAEIVKLLNKYPNLIWNNRLGGKYQGDTETPEQFIPPQGYPGRDWESCMTMNDTWGYKSYDNNFKSTETLVRNLIDIASKGGNYLLNIGPDSHGIVPSAEVERLQQVGKWMSVNGEAIYGTSPTLFGPEAGSFSKTEINEKTKQPKWIPSWEWRSTTKADKVYVEIFKWPGTTLHLEKMPRNVTGAYLLATKKPLTFKQNGDAVDVTLPANAIDPIASVVVLKTAK; encoded by the coding sequence ATGATGCGTTGGAAATCAGCAGTAGCGGCAGGATGTATGGCGGCGATGAGTGTGTGCGCGCAAGCACAACTTGAGGGATCGCGGATCGACACCGCAAGTGTGAACCATCCCGTCAAGGCGATTCAGGATACGGAGACACCAGCACAACGCAATGCGCGCATGGCATGGTGGCGCGAAGCACGCTTCGGCATGTTCATTCACTGGGGCCTCTACTCAATCCCCGCAGGCACGTGGAATGGCAAACAGATTCCCGGCATCGGCGAATGGATCATGAACAACGCCAGCATTCCGGTGGCCGATTACAAAGCGCTCGCATCGCAGTTCAATCCCACGGGCTTTAACGCGCATGACATTGTTGCGCTGGCAAAGGCCGCAGGCATGAAATACATCGTCATCACTTCAAAACATCATGACGGCTTTGCCATGTTCGACTCCAAGGCCGACCCCTTCAACATTGTTGCCGCAACACCGTTCCATCGCGACCCTCTGAAGGAACTTGCGGAAGAGTGCCACAAACAAGGCGTGAAACTCGGCTTCTACTATTCGCAATCGCAGGACTGGACAGCGCCGGGTGGCGGCGCATCCATGCGGCCCGGGCATGATCCAGACACACATCACTGGGACAAAGCGCAGGACGGCAGCTTTGACGACTATCTGCACAAGAAGGCCATCCCGCAACTCACCGAACTGCTGACGAACTACAGGGATTATCCCGTTGTCGTCTGGTTCGATACACCAGGCACAGTCATGACGCCGGAGCGTTCCGCGGAGATCGTTAAGCTACTTAACAAGTATCCGAACCTGATCTGGAACAACCGCCTTGGCGGCAAGTATCAGGGCGACACAGAAACACCAGAGCAGTTCATTCCGCCGCAGGGATACCCCGGACGTGACTGGGAATCGTGCATGACCATGAATGACACATGGGGCTACAAGTCCTATGACAACAATTTCAAATCCACTGAAACACTGGTGCGCAACCTGATCGACATTGCCAGCAAGGGCGGCAATTATTTGCTGAACATCGGACCAGACTCACACGGCATCGTCCCTTCCGCGGAAGTAGAACGCCTGCAGCAGGTGGGCAAGTGGATGAGCGTGAATGGCGAAGCCATCTATGGCACCTCTCCTACACTCTTCGGACCGGAAGCAGGCAGCTTCAGCAAGACGGAGATCAACGAGAAGACCAAGCAGCCGAAGTGGATTCCCTCCTGGGAATGGCGCTCCACAACAAAGGCCGACAAGGTCTATGTAGAAATCTTCAAGTGGCCCGGCACCACGCTGCACCTGGAGAAGATGCCGCGCAATGTCACAGGAGCCTATCTGCTGGCGACGAAGAAGCCGCTCACATTCAAACAGAACGGTGATGCCGTAGACGTCACATTACCCGCAAACGCCATCGATCCGATTGCAAGTGTTGTCGTGCTGAAGACGGCGAAGTAA
- the rimM gene encoding ribosome maturation factor RimM (Essential for efficient processing of 16S rRNA): protein MAEEWISLARVVRPQGRRGEVLADLKTDFPDHFREYPNIFLRLPECEPQPVVVEDSWLPTGRSAGRIVLKLRGVDSISDAEKLLNATIEIASNQRLTLSNGNYYVSDLIGCQMVHHGDLLGTVVDMHFPQDPAGKRIEDAAALFVVERANGDEVLIPFANAFVTGIDTAARKIEMNLPDGLLEMNG, encoded by the coding sequence ATGGCAGAGGAATGGATCTCGCTGGCGCGTGTGGTACGTCCGCAGGGACGGCGAGGAGAAGTTCTGGCCGACCTGAAAACGGACTTCCCGGATCATTTTCGCGAATATCCAAACATCTTTCTCCGGCTTCCGGAGTGTGAACCACAGCCCGTCGTGGTCGAAGACTCGTGGCTTCCAACAGGACGAAGCGCTGGGCGGATCGTACTCAAGCTGCGTGGTGTGGATTCCATTTCCGATGCTGAGAAGCTACTAAACGCCACCATCGAAATAGCTTCAAATCAGCGACTTACACTATCTAACGGAAACTATTACGTGAGCGATCTGATCGGGTGCCAGATGGTGCATCACGGCGACCTACTTGGTACCGTTGTTGACATGCATTTCCCCCAGGATCCTGCGGGAAAGCGCATCGAAGATGCCGCAGCCCTCTTCGTGGTCGAACGCGCCAATGGAGATGAGGTGCTCATCCCGTTTGCGAATGCCTTCGTCACCGGCATCGACACAGCCGCTCGCAAGATTGAGATGAATCTGCCGGATGGCCTGCTGGAGATGAACGGCTAG
- a CDS encoding VWA domain-containing protein yields MQRALRYLAAFIVMPLVAQKPSPDTTTLKTTARLVLVDVVVTDHNGKAVHGLKATDFHLTEDNARQVLRNFDEHAVAASVPASSVQMPPGMFTNFTTTSPDNVTNILLIDRLNTDQLDQLNLHRQLVAFLKGAAPGTRIGIFILGSQLSMLQGPTTDLTKLRAAMQSTTTREATLKPDQLHDSFADQMENMGAPPAVVVSLRQFEAQRGANELDLRVKLTLAAMNQLGRYLSGLPGRKNLVWLSGSFPLNVFPNNIQAPGNPFVTAANYQADLRKTTSLLAQAQVAVYPVGAAGLRVSPVFEAENNKTYANRLHASQPSRAATDNAEFESTLLAENDTMNQMAESTGGRAFHDTNGLAEAVASALTDGADYYTLAYTPTNTKTDGGYRKIKLQLTNPAYTLRYRRGYFAAPTNPAAQASVAVRGAMALGTPVPTEIFLKSAVLPAIAGDPEEVAAAPHNLLAANVVGPFQRYTIDTIVNPTDLAFEHGEDDKVVASFDIAILVYSAQGILTNRLINQLHASATPQEFQKDMQQGVQFHEEISVPVKGEYFLRIVVHDVVTDKIGAVEVPIDNVRKLAPLHAAAK; encoded by the coding sequence ATGCAGCGCGCTCTCAGATATCTTGCAGCTTTCATCGTCATGCCGCTAGTGGCGCAGAAGCCTTCACCTGACACGACTACTCTCAAAACCACAGCGCGCCTTGTTCTGGTCGATGTTGTCGTTACCGATCATAATGGCAAAGCAGTACATGGCCTAAAGGCAACGGACTTTCACCTGACGGAAGACAACGCACGGCAGGTGCTGCGGAACTTTGATGAGCATGCGGTTGCTGCATCTGTTCCGGCGAGTAGTGTTCAGATGCCTCCCGGTATGTTTACCAATTTCACTACTACCTCGCCCGATAACGTAACCAACATCCTGCTGATTGACCGCCTGAACACGGATCAGCTTGACCAACTCAATCTGCATCGGCAGTTAGTGGCGTTTCTCAAAGGTGCCGCTCCCGGCACGCGAATCGGTATTTTCATTCTCGGCTCACAACTCTCCATGTTGCAGGGACCTACAACGGACCTGACAAAACTTCGCGCGGCAATGCAGTCCACTACAACGCGAGAAGCAACCCTGAAACCTGACCAACTGCACGATTCCTTCGCTGACCAGATGGAGAATATGGGCGCACCTCCAGCGGTAGTGGTGTCACTGCGGCAGTTCGAAGCTCAAAGGGGTGCGAATGAGTTGGATCTTCGCGTCAAGTTGACTTTGGCAGCCATGAACCAGTTGGGCCGCTATCTCTCTGGCCTACCCGGACGTAAGAACCTGGTCTGGCTCTCCGGTTCGTTTCCTCTGAATGTCTTTCCGAACAATATCCAGGCACCGGGCAACCCGTTTGTTACCGCTGCGAACTACCAGGCAGATCTTCGTAAGACAACCAGTTTGCTGGCACAGGCACAGGTCGCAGTCTATCCAGTAGGGGCAGCTGGCTTGCGCGTATCGCCGGTCTTTGAAGCAGAGAACAACAAGACCTATGCGAATCGCTTGCACGCCTCGCAGCCAAGCCGTGCGGCAACCGACAATGCGGAGTTCGAGTCCACCCTTCTTGCCGAGAATGACACGATGAACCAAATGGCAGAATCCACCGGTGGGCGCGCCTTTCACGACACGAACGGTCTTGCAGAAGCCGTTGCGTCCGCACTTACAGATGGAGCCGACTACTACACACTTGCGTACACGCCGACGAATACAAAGACGGACGGAGGCTATCGCAAGATCAAGCTGCAGCTTACGAATCCCGCATATACGTTGCGTTATCGTCGTGGATACTTTGCGGCGCCTACCAACCCTGCAGCACAGGCTTCCGTGGCCGTGCGTGGAGCAATGGCACTTGGTACTCCCGTACCGACAGAAATATTCTTGAAGTCGGCAGTCCTCCCCGCCATTGCCGGCGATCCCGAAGAGGTCGCGGCGGCGCCGCACAATCTGCTGGCAGCGAATGTAGTCGGCCCATTCCAGCGCTACACGATCGATACCATCGTTAATCCCACTGACCTTGCCTTCGAGCACGGCGAAGACGACAAGGTCGTTGCCAGCTTTGACATTGCCATACTTGTCTACAGCGCGCAGGGCATATTGACGAATCGTCTGATAAACCAGCTTCACGCGTCTGCCACGCCACAGGAGTTTCAGAAGGACATGCAGCAGGGCGTGCAGTTCCACGAGGAAATCAGCGTTCCTGTCAAAGGGGAATACTTTCTGCGCATTGTGGTGCATGATGTGGTCACGGATAAGATCGGCGCGGTGGAAGTACCAATCGACAACGTCCGTAAACTTGCTCCGTTGCATGCTGCAGCAAAATAA
- the rpmB gene encoding 50S ribosomal protein L28, which produces MAKVCPITGKRPMSGNKVSHANNKTRRRWEPNLQWKRIWVPSEKKFVRMRVSARGLRIINKIGADAALLQAKG; this is translated from the coding sequence ATGGCAAAGGTATGCCCCATCACCGGCAAGCGCCCGATGAGTGGAAATAAAGTGTCGCACGCGAACAACAAGACGCGGCGTCGCTGGGAGCCGAACCTACAGTGGAAGCGCATCTGGGTTCCCTCCGAGAAGAAGTTCGTGCGTATGCGCGTGTCCGCCCGCGGTCTGCGCATCATCAACAAGATCGGCGCTGACGCCGCTCTGCTCCAGGCGAAGGGATAA
- a CDS encoding pyridoxal phosphate-dependent aminotransferase translates to MDLKNFASAQQYFSRRSFVRNAGIASAAAAAMPSFAKAMGQQAAAQAPVDGMNGRQRGGMRMPMAADTVIISSNENPLGPAPVALEAISSAAKKGGRYDREYSSAMTKAISDQFQLKPGYVRIYPGSGGPLDLALYSNIGPDKPLVVGDPSYEQGFRAAATCKAKCHMIPLDKTTYKYDVKAMLAADPKPGAYYIVNPNNPTGTITPKEDIAWLLKNKPAGSVVIVDEAYHHFSNQDSVLDLVAQDQDIIVLRTFSKIYGMAGVRAGFAFGRPDLLARFENVSVNNRQIGSISLTSAAAAAASLTDPNLVPLRRKINMDTLQDTLAFLDKNGYKYVPGAQANMFMVDVKRPGMEVQKMMMTEKVAIGRVWPVMPTYVRVTVGTPDEMKKFQVAFHKVMNEPTVAHAMLHEYDIPHELDRA, encoded by the coding sequence ATGGATTTGAAGAACTTCGCTTCCGCCCAGCAGTACTTTTCCCGTCGTTCGTTCGTACGTAACGCGGGTATCGCATCGGCTGCAGCTGCAGCGATGCCGTCGTTTGCAAAGGCCATGGGCCAGCAGGCAGCAGCACAGGCTCCGGTAGATGGCATGAACGGCCGTCAGCGTGGCGGCATGCGCATGCCTATGGCAGCTGACACCGTCATTATTTCCTCGAACGAAAATCCGCTTGGACCGGCTCCCGTCGCGCTGGAAGCGATCAGCTCTGCTGCCAAAAAGGGTGGCCGTTATGACCGCGAATACTCGTCTGCAATGACGAAGGCCATCAGCGATCAGTTCCAGCTCAAGCCGGGCTATGTCCGCATCTACCCGGGTTCGGGTGGTCCGCTGGATCTCGCTCTCTATTCGAACATTGGACCTGATAAGCCGCTCGTTGTGGGCGATCCTTCCTATGAGCAGGGCTTCCGCGCTGCGGCGACTTGTAAAGCCAAATGTCATATGATCCCGCTCGACAAGACGACCTACAAATATGACGTAAAAGCTATGTTGGCAGCCGACCCCAAGCCTGGCGCCTACTACATCGTGAACCCCAACAATCCCACCGGCACCATCACTCCGAAGGAAGACATCGCCTGGCTGCTAAAGAACAAGCCTGCGGGTTCCGTCGTGATCGTGGATGAGGCTTACCACCACTTCTCCAATCAGGATTCAGTTCTGGATCTGGTCGCTCAGGATCAGGACATCATCGTGCTGCGCACGTTCTCCAAGATCTACGGCATGGCGGGTGTCCGCGCCGGCTTTGCCTTCGGTCGTCCCGACCTGCTGGCACGGTTCGAGAACGTCTCGGTGAACAACCGCCAGATCGGTTCCATCTCGTTGACTTCGGCTGCTGCCGCTGCCGCCAGCCTGACCGATCCGAACCTGGTGCCGCTGCGCCGGAAGATCAACATGGACACACTGCAGGACACGTTGGCCTTCCTGGACAAGAACGGTTACAAGTACGTTCCGGGAGCACAGGCCAATATGTTTATGGTGGACGTGAAGCGTCCGGGTATGGAAGTGCAGAAGATGATGATGACGGAGAAGGTGGCGATCGGTCGCGTATGGCCCGTAATGCCAACTTATGTTCGCGTCACTGTCGGCACGCCGGACGAGATGAAGAAGTTCCAGGTGGCGTTCCACAAGGTGATGAATGAGCCCACTGTTGCACACGCCATGCTGCATGAGTACGACATTCCGCACGAGCTTGATCGTGCGTAA
- the rpmG gene encoding 50S ribosomal protein L33 gives MRTLIKLVSSAGTGHFYTTSKNPKTTSAKLEFKKYDPVVRKHVPYREAKI, from the coding sequence ATGCGTACCCTCATCAAGCTCGTCTCCTCCGCTGGCACCGGTCACTTCTACACCACCAGCAAGAACCCCAAGACCACCAGCGCAAAGCTGGAGTTCAAGAAGTACGATCCGGTCGTGCGTAAGCATGTTCCCTACCGCGAAGCCAAGATCTAA
- a CDS encoding ZIP family metal transporter — MEAAIAVAAIQVLAIAAALWLSARHRLLDRGLPYLVSLAVGVLLATALLHILPDSVDALGNTPTLWLVFVATLFFMFCFERIFATITGHPVETPAAGESDCGPHHHHGARPLALIFGGTLHSFVDGVAVAAAFHTGRRIGWLTAVAITLHEVPHRMGDYALLTHLKVGRARAIRLITLVGLAALLGVALVLIAGHLSVGGAVSATDWLLPISAASFVYIALVNLMPELASKASLGGVLLQLLSMLAGATLVALILRLPGA, encoded by the coding sequence TTGGAAGCAGCCATCGCAGTCGCAGCCATTCAGGTTCTCGCCATCGCGGCAGCCCTGTGGCTCAGCGCACGCCATCGTCTGCTTGACCGCGGCCTGCCTTATCTCGTCTCGCTTGCCGTCGGCGTCCTCCTCGCCACCGCACTCCTCCATATCCTTCCCGATTCCGTGGATGCCCTGGGCAATACGCCCACCCTGTGGCTCGTCTTCGTCGCCACGCTCTTCTTCATGTTCTGCTTCGAGCGCATCTTCGCCACCATCACCGGCCATCCTGTAGAAACACCCGCCGCAGGCGAATCGGACTGCGGCCCGCATCATCACCACGGCGCGCGCCCACTCGCACTCATCTTTGGTGGCACATTGCACAGTTTTGTCGACGGCGTCGCCGTCGCCGCCGCCTTCCACACCGGCCGTCGCATCGGTTGGCTCACCGCCGTCGCCATCACGTTGCATGAAGTCCCGCATCGCATGGGCGACTACGCCCTGCTCACCCACCTCAAAGTGGGCCGCGCACGCGCCATCCGCCTCATCACGCTCGTGGGCCTCGCGGCACTCCTCGGCGTCGCGCTCGTCCTCATCGCAGGCCACCTATCCGTCGGAGGAGCTGTCTCCGCAACAGATTGGTTACTCCCCATCAGCGCCGCCAGCTTCGTCTACATCGCCCTGGTCAACCTCATGCCGGAACTTGCCAGCAAAGCCAGCCTGGGCGGCGTCCTCCTGCAGCTCCTAAGCATGCTCGCCGGAGCCACCCTCGTAGCCCTCATCCTCCGCCTCCCCGGCGCCTGA
- a CDS encoding transporter: MTNLRTAVRHGLLAVLVMLAFVPWAGAQQLGHYIGGFSGLDNGTSAPPGFYAAEFGLVEPVSSIKGPNGRTVLQPDINVGGAITAFSYISQKKILGGEYGMAFMVPVLNTRFNSNLFNKSAQSAGISDIMFEPVNLGWAKGAANYTLNYAFYAPTGDFDPSSPLNTGLGFWEHQVSGGMSLSLDKKKLWNASALTVWEFNHSKLGEDLKPGPIFTGEYSLGRRFFKYQMNAGLVGFASHKLSTDTGSAVSPLTKGYLDRGFGAGGEWKYTDIKHHLAYDVRFEQQYGVQLRTSGQVVVFSITYLKLTPPKPSK, from the coding sequence GTGACAAATCTGCGTACAGCGGTGCGCCATGGATTACTGGCCGTGTTGGTGATGCTGGCCTTTGTGCCTTGGGCTGGTGCGCAGCAGCTTGGGCACTACATCGGAGGCTTTAGCGGATTGGACAATGGCACGTCCGCTCCTCCGGGATTCTATGCTGCAGAATTTGGCCTGGTGGAACCAGTGAGCAGTATCAAGGGGCCGAATGGAAGAACCGTGTTGCAGCCGGACATCAACGTAGGCGGTGCCATTACAGCATTCAGCTACATCTCTCAGAAAAAAATCCTGGGAGGTGAATACGGCATGGCGTTCATGGTTCCGGTATTGAACACGAGGTTCAATTCAAACTTATTCAACAAATCAGCGCAGTCGGCCGGTATCTCCGACATTATGTTTGAGCCAGTAAATCTTGGATGGGCGAAGGGAGCCGCGAACTACACGCTGAACTATGCCTTTTATGCCCCCACAGGCGACTTCGATCCAAGCTCTCCACTGAATACCGGATTAGGCTTTTGGGAGCACCAGGTTTCGGGGGGCATGTCGCTCAGTCTGGACAAGAAGAAGCTCTGGAACGCGTCCGCGCTGACCGTATGGGAATTCAATCATTCGAAACTGGGCGAAGATCTAAAGCCCGGACCGATCTTCACGGGCGAATATAGCCTGGGTCGCCGCTTCTTCAAATATCAGATGAACGCAGGATTGGTAGGCTTTGCTTCACATAAGTTATCGACCGACACAGGATCGGCAGTGAGCCCCCTGACGAAGGGATATCTTGATCGCGGTTTCGGCGCTGGCGGTGAATGGAAGTACACCGATATCAAACATCATCTGGCTTATGATGTCCGCTTTGAGCAGCAGTATGGTGTGCAGTTGCGCACATCGGGACAGGTTGTTGTTTTCAGTATCACGTATCTCAAGCTGACTCCCCCGAAGCCTTCCAAGTAG
- a CDS encoding esterase family protein, translating into MHREYHVDQSEALGRSMEHLVFGQDGLPVIVFPTSRGRFYEFEDQAMVGALESKINRGQIQLWCVDSVNNESWFADGAEGSWCIARHLQYERYILNELVPYIHTRNRNKMLAVMGCSFGGFHSMSMALRHPDKINAALSMGGAFDVARFLHGYYCDDLYFTLPMDFLPNLHDHWYLDRYRHNTYILATGHHDQYWDDNERLATIMRDKNLPVRLDVWGDNTGHDWPWWRRMVQTYV; encoded by the coding sequence ATGCACCGCGAATACCACGTCGATCAATCGGAGGCACTGGGGCGTTCCATGGAGCACCTGGTCTTCGGTCAGGATGGTCTGCCGGTGATTGTCTTTCCCACCTCCCGCGGCCGGTTTTACGAATTTGAAGATCAGGCAATGGTTGGCGCGCTGGAAAGCAAGATCAACCGTGGCCAGATTCAGCTGTGGTGCGTTGACTCCGTCAACAACGAGAGCTGGTTTGCCGACGGTGCGGAAGGAAGTTGGTGCATCGCACGGCATCTGCAGTATGAGCGATACATCCTGAACGAACTGGTGCCGTATATCCATACGCGCAATCGGAACAAGATGCTGGCAGTGATGGGATGTTCCTTCGGCGGATTTCACAGCATGAGCATGGCGCTGCGCCATCCGGACAAGATTAACGCGGCACTGTCCATGGGAGGAGCATTTGATGTAGCGCGTTTTCTCCACGGCTATTACTGCGATGACTTGTACTTCACGCTGCCCATGGATTTTCTGCCGAATCTGCACGATCACTGGTATCTGGACCGGTATCGGCATAACACTTACATCCTGGCGACCGGGCATCACGACCAGTACTGGGATGACAATGAGCGGCTTGCAACGATTATGCGTGACAAAAACCTTCCCGTTCGGTTGGATGTGTGGGGAGACAACACCGGACACGACTGGCCTTGGTGGCGGCGTATGGTGCAAACCTACGTCTGA